The sequence GGGCGACCATTCAACATGTGGAGGTTTCTAAGAAAGGAGATAGATGGAATATCAATAGCGAGGGCAGATCGCGCGCATTTCGACTATTTGATTTCAGATTGCACAAGTGGTATCGCGTGAGGGTCATTGCCGAGGGGAATCGGTTTCAATGCTTTATTGATGACACAGAAATGCTAAATTTTTTTGACGGCACCTACACAGCGGGGAGAATTTATCTGTCGTCAGGATGGGGGAACCGTGTCCACTTTGATGACTTTGAGGTTCAATATGAGGCTCTTGCAGTGCAGCCGCGGAAGAAACTCACAACTACTTGGGGAGAGATAAAGGCCGCTGTTCATTAGTGTGTGGTTTAGTAGCTAAGAAAATGATTGCAATTCTTGACCGTTCTTTGTCGGTGGAGGCGTCAAGTAATCAAACCACCCTTTGGGGACGTATAAAATTGGGGAGACAGTGACAATTTGAAACACCAATTATGGACAGAAGACTCCTTTAGAATTAGGCGAATGGTCCCCTCCATTCGCCTTTTTTATTGCTTACTTTGTAAAGAAATGGGTAAAATATCTCTCAAAATAAAAAAGTGCTAGAAAAAATCTCGAAACTGTGTCTTGGTAGGGTGTAAGGGAGGAACGAAGAGCCATGGCTAAGGAGAATACACTCATCCATCGCGCCCAAACCGGGGATGAAGGGGCGTTTGCTGACCTGATGCGGTCATACCACGCCTATGTTTATGCAATCGTAATCGGAATCGTGAAAAATTCCCATGACGCCGAAGAGGTTGTGCAAGATACCTTCCTCAGTGCCTATCGAGGCTTGGCACAGCTTGAGGATAGCGCGAAATTCAAAAGCTGGTTAGCAGAGATTGCGCGAAATCGTGCGCGAAACTGGCTCCGTAAACAGAGGGGCAAGACCGTATCCCTTGACGAAGTGAACGCGGAGATACTTCAAACGGAGGACTCACCTGATGAGCGATTGGCACGACAGGAACAGAGGGAACTGATTCGCCGGACCATGGAGACGCTCCCGCAAAAAGACAGGGAGAAGGTGCAAGTTACAACGAGTTGACTAGCACGCACGGACTGTCGGATAAGGCGATTTCGTTTCGGCTATCGCGTGCGAGACGTCAACTCTCCAAACGGTTGCAATATCTTCTGACTGGCATCTTCGTTCCTCCCGGATTAACACTCAAAAAAATCTATTCGGGAGGTCTAGCTGCCATGAAGGTTGGAACGGCATCTAAGATAACGGTTGGAGCAGCAGCGTTGATGGCGCTTATTTTTATCGGTTATATCGGTATCCGTCAGATGAATGGACCCACAGTCGAGGAGCGGGTGTATTTGTCACCGTGGGAGGATGGCACCTTACGCCCACAAAACAACCCTGAAGGATTGGCTGTGCAAATTGATTCTACTCAAGATAGAGAAGA is a genomic window of Candidatus Poribacteria bacterium containing:
- a CDS encoding sigma-70 family RNA polymerase sigma factor, coding for MAKENTLIHRAQTGDEGAFADLMRSYHAYVYAIVIGIVKNSHDAEEVVQDTFLSAYRGLAQLEDSAKFKSWLAEIARNRARNWLRKQRGKTVSLDEVNAEILQTEDSPDERLARQEQRELIRRTMETLPQKDREKVQVTTS